One genomic segment of uncultured Ilyobacter sp. includes these proteins:
- a CDS encoding DUF2914 domain-containing protein, whose translation MKRIFGVLFFMMIVSFTYGNTSYKISRSVLTDGIIQKEPAPDRDLFYLGERAIFFTELTDIGVDEKKVFHRWYLIKSDGTKDMMASVPLKVKGYRWRTWSSKNLYNRGKWMVELTDDQDVILVSKEFIVQ comes from the coding sequence ATGAAAAGAATATTTGGAGTGCTTTTTTTTATGATGATTGTGAGTTTTACCTATGGAAATACATCTTACAAAATATCAAGGTCTGTTCTCACTGACGGGATAATTCAAAAGGAGCCAGCTCCTGACAGGGACCTGTTTTATCTGGGAGAGAGGGCTATTTTCTTTACGGAGCTTACTGATATAGGGGTAGATGAAAAAAAAGTTTTTCATAGATGGTATCTGATAAAAAGTGATGGAACCAAAGATATGATGGCATCTGTTCCACTGAAAGTAAAAGGATACAGATGGCGTACCTGGTCATCTAAAAACCTCTATAACAGGGGAAAGTGGATGGTAGAGTTGACAGATGACCAGGATGTTATTTTGGTATCGAAAGAGTTTATAGTGCAGTGA
- a CDS encoding DUF3870 domain-containing protein, whose translation MGNRVLVTGYSKIPGGISASDVYSVIGVSMEVDVETGEIIKADCSLVTQLAREFVKRILEGEKLTDISGLEHKFKNDYHGSTRKALITATKICCDRYLKALENRKALETSK comes from the coding sequence ATGGGAAATAGAGTTTTAGTCACGGGGTATTCAAAAATACCTGGAGGGATCTCTGCATCAGATGTGTATTCAGTGATAGGTGTGAGTATGGAGGTAGATGTAGAAACTGGAGAAATTATTAAAGCAGATTGTTCGCTAGTGACTCAATTAGCTAGGGAATTTGTAAAGAGGATACTTGAAGGAGAAAAGCTGACAGACATCAGCGGTCTCGAACATAAATTCAAAAACGATTATCATGGCTCCACTAGGAAAGCATTAATAACTGCTACGAAAATATGTTGTGATAGATACCTCAAAGCTTTAGAAAACAGGAAAGCCCTGGAAACTAGTAAGTGA